The following is a genomic window from Triplophysa dalaica isolate WHDGS20190420 chromosome 22, ASM1584641v1, whole genome shotgun sequence.
TTTTAGCAAATAAAtatatctgtatatatatatatgctggTCTAATTTATAACAATTACTTGTTTATTGAGTCCTTCTTGTCTCTATCTTTCTCACAGTGTCTTATATGTATctctgtatttgtattatttagtaAACAATTAAAAGCATGACCAAACCCCTTAAAgaaaccaaaaatgttaattctgtcatcattcacttgtcttgtcttttcaaacctgtttgactttctttctactgcacaACTCagaagaaggtattttgaaaaatgttgttaactgacccttattcacttgcattggttttatgtccacacaatagaagtcaatggggtccgcTGCTGTTCGGGTACCCAACTTTCTTGAAAATACGagagtgtgtaaatgatgacagaattgtaatttttgtgtgaactatcactttaaatgtggGGCCACAAAAGTATGCATGCgcagtaatgtttatttatgttgttgctaGTAAAACTTACTTCTGAttagaatatactgtatacgtTATGAAAGACATATACCTTATTCAGCAATTTTGTATATACAAATGTTAAACTTATAAAAGGcattatatatgtattaatgCAGTAGCACGTCAAGATAATAGAGGTTCTCTGACCTCAGGAGTCTTGAATCTTGCAATTTGTGACTTAATTTGGCCTATAAAATCACCAAAATCACCAAAGGTTTGTTCTGGctattattttattcacatgAACTTTATAGTCACAGTTGAGTCCTTTTGTGTAtaagttaatttaaattaaatgttaaatgagtTAAATGTCAATGAAGCACATATCTTTTACCATTGAAGATTTCTTTGGTTTTATTGTCTCACTCTTTTGTCTTTGTGTCAATGTTTGGTAGATCACAGATGTATTCTCTTACAAAATCTGAACGAAATAAcaatttatgtgtgtttatgcaaactgtttgtgttgtattttactGGTTGGTACAATTATCTCaccaaattagtttttttaacaaataactaTGTTTATGCTATGagcatgaataaacaaatcagATGTCAAacagatgtgtgtttatgtgttagCCCTTAATGCTCACAGACGCTAAACAGAACTATATCATACAAAAGTGCCAATGCGAAGCAGCCTCATCTTTGTCTTTCAAAGCCACTTTATCTGACCTTTGAAAAGGTTAATAGTAAGGTAACTTATTGAATTACATCATCAATATAAAGTGTAATGTAAGTGACCGCAGAGAGAAGCTATTGCACCAGTGTGTTATTTCACACCTGTAATGAATGACATGAATATAGATCAGCGGGCGAACACAACAATTATAATTGGTCCTCAGAGATCTAACACCATTCAAGCTGTCAAACATCAGTAAGAGTAAACAAACTGATGATGAAGATGTAAGTGTGTGCGAAGTGGCGGAGCAAGTTAGGTCCGGGCATGTATGAAAGATCacttaccccccccccccccttcgTCTGTTTCCGACTGCGTTGCGCATTACTGGACATCGGTTATTTCCTGAGgcttgttatttaaatgtcgACGCGTGTAGATCACGCTCAAATAGTCAAATAGTTAGACTACTGAAATGTTCTCCTTCCtacaaaggctatcaaaccgctccagctggttcagtacgcagcagcacgcctcatcttccaacagcccaaaagggctcatgtgacaccccttttcatctctgtCCACTGGCTGACGGTTGAAggccgtatcagattcaagtcactaatttTTGCCTGGAGGACTATCACTGGTTCTactacactcctacaccccatcgagagccctgcattcagcaaacgAGCGGGGTCTTGTTTCGCCatctcataagggcagtaaatcgctttccctgctccttctccttcacaactccttcctggtggaacgtTCTTCCTTACTCAAtctggtcaaccacatctctcacaacattaaaaaaactactgaaaACCCTTCTCACCTGTGAATACAAAAAATACTCACtaacactctctctttctctctagaGGTATTGTTCTGGCCTTTGTTGAGACCAGTAACTTTGTAGTAGCGCCtacagacgtgctcaaattCGTTGGTATccttacagctcattgaaataatgcttcattcctcctgaagagtgatgaaattaaaagctattgtatCATGTATGCTTACATGCCTTTGGTATGTCATAGAATAGAGCAAAGAAGCTTTGGAAAGAGATTAATTATTGCTTTTTCTACAAAGATATTCAAAAATGGCCTGGAcacatttgttggtaccccttagaaaacataatacataatttaattGTAATGATATTTCAATCtaattagtttattttattagtatcacacatgtatccaaCCTTGTATTCAGTCATTCAGCTTATTTAAACTGAGAAAAGTAGTCAGTCTTTTAGTATTTTTCTACAATATAAGCGGCCATGAATAAAACTTGGATGTGGGCCCCAAATCCCCCAGGACCATGTGTACCTTCTCACCCAGACACTAAGCCACTGCGTGTCAAAATGTGATTTCCGTAAAATATGTCTGGGCCCGgacctctctcgtcagcagtcctgtCGCTCGTCTTCTTATGCTCCCTATTTCCTCTGTTAggtatgcgggaccggtgtgtgcacagctgattccaactatcactcacgccaccggccccacCTCATGGCtctcccgccttcctcaccacaaatATCATCTATATGTGCCTGGAGCACTAACCACTGGGCTACGACTCTGTCATATATTTCTAAGAGTTTGATCCATGTACATTTAGTTGAATCAGGGTTGGGGTGCCGTgggagaaaaacaataaaaattgatGTCTTGCTTtcaaaaagtttgggaaccactggcTTATATACATATCTGTGTGAGTCAAAAAGACGTTTCAAAAGCTACTTGATTAATCTAAGTAACTATAACTGAAATAGATTCAGCCCTAAAATTCTGTTGTTATGTCACATATGTTTAATTGTATGTTGAACTCTGAAGCACAATTTTATTAGTTCAGTCTATCAAAAGAAAATTATGATGTCATGATGCATTATAACAGTGGAAGGTGAATGGGTTGGTCAGTCTGATTCAGACTCTGTATAAATGTGAGGACAGTACAGAAATCAGATCAAACTCCTCACAGGAGGACGACACTCATGGCCAATGAGACAGAAGATCATGAGACTCAATACTGCTTTCCTGCTGTTAACTCATCGTGCATCAAGACCAAACGCTCCACACTTGAATCCAACGTCATGTATGTGTCTTTTTCACTTCTGTCTGTATGGACCGTGTTTCTGAACCTGCTGGTGATCATCTCCATCTCTCACTTTAAGAAGCTTCACACTCCAACCAACCTGCTCATCCTCTCTCTGGCTGTGGCCGACATGCTCGTGGGACTCATCGTGATGCCTGTAGAGGCCGTCAAACTGATCGAGACCTGCTGGTACTTTGGAGACATTTTCTGTGGACTGTTTTTAATCATCATGGGACTGCTCCTCTCAATGTCTTTTAATAATCTTATACTTATTGCTATTGACCGTTTTATTGCTGTGTGTTACCCTTTACAGTATGAACGAAAAATAACGACATCTAAAACTTTAATTTCCATCTGTTTCTGCTGGTTTTTCTCCACAGTTTATAACACCGCAGTTATTGCTGTCAACAAATATATTATCACCTCGAACAGAACAGATGGGTGTTATGGAGAGTGTACCTTTGTAATGGGTTTTGTATGGGGAGTCGTTGACCAGATTGTGGGTTTCTTTTTGCCTTTTATTGTGCTCTTCACTTTCTATCTGAGGATATTTTGTGTCGCACAACAGCATGTGAAAGTTATAAACTCTCTGATAAAGAGTGGAAAACATCTAACAGAAGGTTCAATAAAAAGGAAGTCAGAGAGTAAAGCTGCTCTTACATTAGGGATCATTGTGCTTATTCATCTTCTCTGCTGGTCAGgctatattttttatcttgcaGTGAGTGCAGATGCCCCCTCTGTCTTAAACTCAATGAGCTGGACTGTTTATTCTAGCTCAGGTTTAAATCCTCTTGTGTATGCTTTATTTTACCCCTGGTTTAGGAGGGCATTAAAACACATCTTGACTCTTAAAATATTCAGTCCAGCATCCTCTCTGGTTAATATTCTTGCAGATCATCATTCATAAGACGTCAGTCcagtactgtttttttttgtcatctgtTAAACTATTCAAGCAAACAGAGCTAATTTTAGCAAATAAAtatatctgtatatatatatatgctggTCTAATTTATAACAATTACTTGTTTATTGAGTCCTTCTTGTCTCTATCTTTCTCACAGTGTCTTATATGTATctctgtatttgtattatttagtaAACAATTAAAAGCATGACCAAACCCCTTAAAgaaaccaaaaatgttaattctgtcatcattcacttgtcttgtcttttcaaacctgtttgactttctttctactgcacaACTCagaagaaggtattttgaaaaatgttgttaactgacccttattcacttgcattggttttatgtccacacaatagaagtcaatggggtccgcTGCTGTTCGGGTACCCAACTTTCTTGAAAATACGagagtgtgtaaatgatgacagaattgtaatttttgtgtgaactatcactttaaatgtggGGCCACAAAAGTATGCATGCgcagtaatgtttatttatgttgttgctaGTAAAACTTACTTCTGAttagaatatactgtatacgtTATGAAAGACATATACCTTATTCAGCAATTTTGTATATACAAATGTTAAACTTATAAAAGGcattatatatgtattaatgCAGTAGCATGTCAAGATAATAGAGGTTCTCTGACCTCAGGAGTCTTGAATCTTGCAATTTGTGACTTAATTTGGCCTATAAAATCACCAAAATCACCAAAGGTTTGTTCTGGctattattttattcacatgAACTTTATAGTCACAGTTGAGTCCTTTTGTGTAtaagttaatttaaattaaatgttaaatgagtTAAATGTCAATGAAGCACATATCTTTTACCATTGAAGATTTCTTTGGTTTTATTGTCTCACTCTTTTGTCTTTGTGTCAATGTTTGGTAGATCACAGATGTATTCTCTTACAAAATCTGAACGAAATAAcaatttatgtgtgtttatgcaaactgtttgtgttgtattttactGGTTGGTACAATTATCTCaccaaattagtttttttaacaaataactaTGTTTATGCTATGagcatgaataaacaaatcagATGTCAAacagatgtgtgtttatgtgttagCCCTTAATGCTCACAGACGCTAAACAGAACTATATCATACAAAAGTGCCAATGCGAAGCAGCCTCATCTTTGTCTTTCAAAGCCACTTTATCTGACCTTTGAAAGGTTAATAGTATTTAACTTATTGAATTACATCATCAATATAAAGTGTAATGTAAGTGACCGCAGAGAGAAGCTATTGCACCAGTGTGTTATTTCACACCTGTAATGAATGACATGAATATAGATCAGCGGGCGAACACAACAATTATAATTGGTTCTTAGAGATCCTACGCCATTCAAGCTGTCAAACATCAGTAAGAGTAAACAAACTGATGATGAAGATGTAAGTGTGTGCGAAGTGGCGGAGCAAGTTAGGTCCGGGCATGTATGAAAGATCacttacccccccccccccccttcgTCTGTTTCCGACTGCGTTGCGCATTACTGGACATCGGTTATTTCCTGAGgcttgttatttaaatgtcgACGCGTGTAGATCACGCTCAAATAGTCAAATAGTTAGACTACTGAAATGTTCTCCTTCCtacaaaggctatcaaaccgctccagctggttcagtacgcagcagcacgcctcatcttccaacagcccaaaagggctcatgtgacaccccttttcatctctgtCCACTGGCTGACAGTTGAAggccgtatcagattcaagtcacaaaTTTTTGCCTGGAGGACTATCACTGGTTCTGCatcggcatactttcacaccctacTACACTCCTACAACCCATCGAGAGCCCTGCTCTCAGCAAACGAGCGGGGTCTTGTTTCGCCatctcataagggcagtaaatcgctttcccgctccttctccttcacaactccttcctggtggaacgtTCTTCCTTACTCAAtctggtcaaccacatctctcacaacattaaaaaaactactgaaaACCCTTCTCACCTGTGAATACAAAAAATACTCACtaacactctctctttctctctagaGGTATTGTTCTGGCCTTTGTTGAGACCAGTAACTTTGTAGTAGCACCTACAAGACGTGCTCAAATTCGTTGGTATccttacagctcattgaaataatgcttcattcctcctgaagagtgatgaaattaaaagctattgtatCATGTATACTTACATGCCTTTGGTATGTCATAGAATAGAGCAAAGAAGCTTTGGAAAGAGATTAATTATTGCTTTTTCTACAAAGATATTCAAAAATGGCCTGGAcacatttgttggtaccccttagaaaacataatacataatttaattGTAATGATATTTCAAactggggggcacggtggcttagtggttagcacgttcgcctcacacctccagggttgggggttcgattcccgcttccgacttgtgtgtgtggagtttgcatgttctccccgtgcctcgggggtttcctccgggtactccggtttcctcccctggtccaaagacatgcatggtaggttgattggcatctctggaaaaaattgtccatagggtgtgagtgtgtctgtgagtgaatgagtgagtgtgtgtgccctgcgatgggttggcactccatccaggttgtatcctgccttgatgcccgatgactcctgagataggcacaggctccccgtgacccgaggtagttcggataagcggtagaaaatggatggatggatggatatttcaaactaattattttattttattagtatcacacatgtatccaaCCTTGTAATCAGTCATTCAGCTTATTTCAACTGAGAAAAGTAGTCAGTCTTTTAGTATTTTTCTACAATATAAGCGGTAGGGTTGTCACGATACTGGAATTTAAAACTTCGATACGATACCTTCAAAAATATCGATATTCGATACCATTTTCGATACCACGGAGGGGGTCACAACATTAAGggggtaatttttttttattagaagttGTTTGAAGCCAGGTTTCTCAACAGTATACACAGGAACCTGATCCATGCATATGTACACTGCTACAGCCCTGTTCAGCTTCTAAGCTTCATTTAAGTTTGCTTCATACTTTCTTTGCTGTTCAAATACAGCTGGTAGTGTAGGTTGtgagtgtgttgtttttgttgcaggtcgacaacacttttaaaatgaactgaactaTCTTACTAATCTTAGAACTTAAGTTAATGGTAATAGATATTTgttaacatgaataaacaatgaaaaatacttccaaaacatgtattaatcttagttaaaagttaatttaaactAACTTTTACTAATACATGTATGTACGTACTAATTAAAATCCAAATTCtatctgttaatattttttttcattggacCAGAGCAAACATGATCcgttgtatttttattacatactGTCATCAAAGATTTAAATATATCGGATTATATTAACTTTAAGAATTACGGTGAAAAAACGAGACAACACTCATATCAGCAACAATACTAGGCCATCTTGGTTAGTGTTTGagtataatgttaaaataagaaaagttaCCAACCTCTCGAAATTCTGATCCGGGTGTCTGTCTTTGCTATATTAGAGGTGTTAGAGCCTTTTGTTAGCACAGCTCTGTAGCAACTCTTGCATATTGTTTATGTCCTTCGGCTTTCCAtgttccatccatccatccattttctaccgcttatccggggccgggtcgcgggggcagcagtctaagcagggatgcccagacttccctctccctagccacttcctccagctcttccggggggacaccgaggcgttcccaggccagccgggagacatagtccctccagcgtgtcctaggtcttccccggggtcttctcccggtgggacatgcccggaacaccttaccgggaaggcgtccagggggcatccggaaaagatgcccgagccacctgagctggcccctctcgatgtggaggagcagcggatctactctgagctcctcccgagtgaccgagcttctcaccctatctctaagggatcgcccggccacccttcggagaaagctcatttcggccgcctgtatcc
Proteins encoded in this region:
- the LOC130411507 gene encoding trace amine-associated receptor 13c-like isoform X1, whose translation is MANETEDHETQYCFPAVNSSCIKTKRSTLESNVMYVSFSLLSVWTVFLNLLVIISISHFKKLHTPTNLLILSLAVADMLVGLIVMPVEAVKLIETCWYFGDIFCGLFLIIMGLLLSMSFNNLILIAIDRFIAVCYPLQYERKITTSKTLISICFCWFFSTVYNTAVIAVNKYIITSNRTDGCYGECTFVMGFVWGVVDQIVGFFLPFIVLFTFYLRIFCVAQQHVKVINSLIKSGKHLTEGSIKRKSESKAALTLGIIVLIHLLCWSGYIFYLAVSADAPSVLNSMSWTVYSSSGLNPLVYALFYPWFRRALKHILTLKIFSPASSLVNILADHHS